TAGGGATACATGTAGGCAATTTAAACCCGCTTAAAGGAGAAAATATATAGAATTGCACACCATCCAACTGATGTTAGAATAGAAAATATTTCCTTCGTCTGAAATTAATTGTTATTAATCTAGTATAATTTATTATTAAATCAAGACAATTATTTGGGGACGGTGGAAGTACTGTAGAGAAGGTCAGCAGGCTATTCGAGTGTTGTTGACTCTTTCCCATTCACTAATGGATGCATCTTTATAGCTGATCTTTTTGACAGAGCAAGTATATAGGACCATCCAATGATTCCATAGTGGATTCCCATCTGTACATGCAACCATGCTAGATGCTCCCTCCCCTACATTCATATACTCACTCTTTCTCGACATGTTCATTACAATTCTGAGGCAGCCAAAGGATTGATTGGCCAGGCATGAGCCATGACCTCACGTACTACTGCAAACCAATCAGGATCCATTTGGGAAGGGGGGAAAAAAATCCTTGTCCTCGTTGAAAATTAGCCAGCAGATTTTTCATGAAATTTCTGCGGTCCAAATAGGCAGCAATTGAGATCTTTTGTTTAACTGTTGTTCTCAAACAGTTGTCTCTACTTTGGATTGGAATCTGCCGTTCCAGTCGATTAATTTGTATTTCAATCGTGATTCATGATGCTGATATATATTTGCTCTTCTTGCTGTATGGATGTGAAGGTGTGTGGCCAGAATCGGAGAGCTTTCGGGATCATGGGCTGGGACCAGCCCCCAAGCACTGGAAAGGAACATGCGAGAAAGGCCAAGACGATGACTTCCACTGCAACGCGTAAGCTAACGAACTAGTAACTGAACTTCAGTTAATTATACACATTTAATTGATGCATGCATTTATGCTTGTGCTAATTAGTCACATAACTCGTTTGGAGCAACTTCTTTGTGTCTCTTTCAGATCCAATAACACCCGGGAGTGCATACTGTGCACATACTTTTTATGATCCGAAAAGTTGATATACTTTTGCCTAGTGTAGCACTGATCGAGTTGAGACCACCACCATGCACATATATGAGCAGTGGGAGAGTTAGACCACCACCAGCTGATGCCTCTATAGGGCGTCTACTAGTAGTAGTAAGTGGCAATGATGGATATATGTGCATGCTTTGACTGCATGCATCATGTCTATCCTTGAATTCCTAATCCCAGACGACAGTGACACTGCACTGAGCCTGAGTGGTACATAGTGTCTCCCTGCCCCACCTGTAAGAAATAGTCAGCCAGAGAAGAAAGAACAGGAAAAGTTGCATGCCTTTaataacagaaaaaaaatcagactaCACTGTATGCTCTTCTCTTTTGTCCCTGCACAATTGAGCATAAAGAAAAATAAGGAACACTTTTAGAAACTATTTTTGAATGTGCCCTCTCAATCATTGATCGAATGGATAGTGGACATTCTCCATGCATCAGAGTTTATTCATCGAGCTGCACAGTGCATTTTTTTTATACTCTAATTCTATCTCAATTTTTGGCGCGCATGCATGCAGGAAGCTGATCGGGGCGCGCTACTTCAACAAGGGGTACGGTGCGGAAGGCCTCGACACCAAGGCTCCCGAGTTCAACACGCCGCGGGACAACGAGGGACACGGCACACACACGCTGTCCACGGCCGGCGGCGCGCCGGTGCCCGGCGCCAGCGTGTTCGGCTTCGGCAACGGCACGGCCAGCGGCGGCTCGCCGCGGGCGCACGTGGCCGCGTACCGCGTGTGCTACAAGCCCGTGAACGGCAGCTCGTGCTTCGAGGCAGACATCCTGGCTGCATTTGACGCCGCCATCCACGACGGCGTGCACGTCCTGTCGGTCTCCCTCGGTAACGACGGCGAGCCCTACGACTACTTCGACGACGCCATCTCCATCGGCTCTTTCCACGCCGTCCGCCGCGGCATCAGCGTCGTCTGCTCCGCCGGAAACTCGGGTCCCAAGCCGAGCTCCATCTCCAACCTTGCCCCGTGGGTCTTCACCGTCGGTGCTAGCACCATGGACCGAGAATTCCCGTCTTACCTCGTGTTCAACGGCACCAAGATCAAGGCACGCTTCTTCCCCTAGCAAGCTCACAGTTATTCATCGTTTCTGGATGTTCATTAATTATATTGTTTTGATGCATGCAGGGGCAGAGCATGTCGGAGACATCGCTCAAGACCAAGGACCCTTACCCCATGATCGACTCCGCTGAAGCCGCAGCGCCCGGCAGAGCGGTAGATGACGCGTACGTGTATCAATGTCTCTATGCTGTTAATCTTGTCTACGACTAGGCAGTAATGTGTGATTTTTACATGATGACATGACGATGAATGTGTGTGCAAGTGCAGAAAGATTTGCCTGCAGGGGTCGCTGGACCCAGAGAAGGTGAAGGGCAAGATCGTGGTGTGCCTGCGTGGGACAAGTGCGCGTGTGGCCAAGGGCCTGACGGTGCTGCAAGCCGGCGGCGCCGCGATGGTGCTCGCCAACGACGCCGCCTCCGGCAACGAGGTTATCGCGGACGCGCACCTGCTCCCGGCCACGCACATCAGGCACCATGACGGCCTGACCCTATACTCCTACCTCAAATCCACCAAGTAAGCAAATCAAACCATGGATGGAACCTGCGGCGTAATCTATACTAATTACTGCTTCTAAATAATTGGCGCTTAGATCGATGCATGACGTTGTTTCTTGTTGATTGATGTGCATGAGAAGGTCTCCAGTGGGGTACGTTGAGAAGCCGGAGACGAGCCTGGAGACGAAGCCAGCGCCGTACATGGCCGCTTTCTCCTCGCAAGGACCCAACCCCGTCAACCCGGAGATTCTCAAGCCCGACATCACGGCGCCCGGGGTGGGCGTGATCGCCGCGTTTACGCGCGCCATGGCCCCCACGGAGCTCGCCTTCGACGAACGCCGCGTTGCCTTCACGACCATGTCGGGGACGTCCATGTCGTGCCCGCACGTCTCCGGCCTCGTGGGGCTCCTCAAGGCGCTCCACCCAGACTGGAGCCCTTCCGCCATCAAGTCGgcaatgatgacgacggcgactgaCGTGGACAACAAGGGCGAGTCCATCCTCAACGCATCCTTGACGCCGGCCGGGCCCTTTGCCTACGGCGCCGGCCACGTGTGGCCAAGCCGCGCCATGAACCCCGGCCTCGTCTACGACCTCGGCCCCGACCACTACCTCGACTTCCTTTGCGCGCTCAAGTACAACGCCACAGTTCTGTCCATGTTCAACGGCGAGCCGTACAAGTGCCCCGAGAAGGCTCCCAAGATCCAGGACCTCAACTACCCGTCCATCACCGTCGTCAACCTCACGGCCTCCGGCGCAACGGTGAAGCGAACGGTGAAGAACGTTGGTTTTCCGGGCAAGTACAAGGCGGTCGTGCGCCAGCCGGCTGGCGTGCACGTGGCGGTGAGCCCTGAAGTGATGGAGTTTggaaagaagggggaggagaagacgTTCGAGGTCAAGTTCGAGATCAAGGACGCCAAGCTGGCAAAGAACTACGCGTTTGGCACGCTCATGTGGAGCAATGGCGTCCAGTTCGTGAAGAGCCCCATCGTTGTCAAGACGGCGGCATGAAGGGCAACTGGGTAAAATCATATCGATCGGGTGTTATAGGTTCGGATTAGCTTAGGAATCAATCAAATCGTGTGTTAGGGTTTCCATTAGGTTAGGAATTAAGCCGGTGTAGAGAGAAACAGACACACATATATTCTTTAGATCTTTATTAGGCCTGTGGAATAATAATCATGTCAAGGGGAATAAAATGGTTATAGTAGTTCTTGAAAATGTTCGCATTGTACGTTTTCCTTTTGAAAGAAAGGGCCCATTTTAGCATGCGCGGGACGAAAACACGCGTTACAGCGAAGGCGAGAAAGTAGCGCGCACGCCCTCCACACTGCCACGCGCGCTCTTCGTCGCCGCTTCCCAGCCCCGCCACCGACGCGTCCCCACCGAGCCACCACGCCGCCGCGCCGCTGTGGATCTTCGGGCTAGCACGGCGTCCGCAAGCGCCCCTCCGACGCCTACCGTAGTTCTTTATCTATCCATGCGATGTATCGTTTTATCTATGTATTGTGAAATATCTATGTATCGTTTAATCTATCTATATATGTATTGTGAGAAATATCTATGTATTATGTGAGAGCACACAAGCTGCATTTTAGCGCACCTGCTGAAGCTACGCGCGTGCGCTAAGTTTACTGCGGTCGTTGGAACCAGCGCTCCCCGTCGCGCCAAAGCAGGCTCTCGGCAGCTGCAAACTGATTTTTAACGTGTCGCGCGTTCGGCagctgttggagttgctcttataaTTACTGCCACGATAAGCGAGGCAATGATATCGGAAGAGGATCTATGATACCTAGGAACTAGGGCACGTCAATTGTTGGCCGCCGATCTATGCCAAGATTTGTGAATTTGGTTGTGTATATAGGGTGTTTGCATAGAATATTTCTTATGTGTGCAATGCATTTGTAAATAGAAACGATACACGGATACATTTATGGGGTCGTGTACCTGTTAGTATGGGATTGGGGTTCTTGTTGCTTGTTGCTTGTTGTTCTTCGGCAAGAACAACCAGGATTTCTGTAGAAGAAAAAGGGGACGTGATAGGCGTCGGTCAACCGGACCAAATATGGTGTGTCTATCTTCTCACACGCTGTTTTATTTCTCGTGTCTCTTTCCTCACTCATCTTGTTTTCACACTCCCTCGACTGGCTCGCGGCACGGCTAGCTCATTGCGCTAGATCTACAACCGTTGTCCTTCATGACACGACTGTATCACCATCGATGCAAGAAGGAAGAGGTGGGGGCGAAGGCTTTTCGTGATGGGGAAAAGGGGGGAGGAGGTCACATCCACACCCATCGAGGTAGAGTAGGtccatccctctccctctctctgtctccctccctctctctctctctccctctccccccctcCCATTCCCTCCctcccttctctccctcctgctcccacgctccctccatccctctctctctctccctcaacaGGGGATTTGTAGTCCCGCGTGTGACATCGAGGTAGAGTAGGACCTCATCCATGGTAAGCAGATGAAAATGAGGTAGTACGAGACATGGACGAAGTCGAGGGACAAATAAGGATGAGGGAAGAAATGAGTCATTGACAGAGATGGATATGACATAGGGCCTACGCATTAGACGTGTGGAGGTGTGATGGCGCTACGCAAGGTGACCGATGCAATTTTCAGCCGGTCATTCGGGCGAAATCATTTTGCAAGAAAAGGTAAAGAGCGGTTGTTAATCTCATCAACTGAAGGGTGTCAACGCTATCGACAAGAGGAGCACAGTTACATGCGAACTTTTTCATAGTATTGCTTGATCATGCACAATACTAGGTGCAGGAATCCCAAAAAGAGAGTCAGGCCATATGTATCTGTTTCCTAGAATGAAATACAGATGTAATAGCCAATATGGGTTGCATCGCTACAACACGAAACTATGAAAAATCTTCGAGGATACGATTGGTAGCATGCATGGGGCTATATGtatttgtttccatgcattgtacGTTTTCCTTTTGAAATATAGCTAGATAGCAGCATAGGTTTAGAATTACTACGACGACAAGCGCATCAAAGAAATCGGAAAAGAATGTGTGGCACCTAAGAGCTAGGGCATGCCAGTTGTTGGCCGCCGACCTATGACAAGATTTGTGAACTTGGTTGTGTATATTGGATGCTTGCTTAGAACGTTTTTTGTATGTGGGTAATGCTatcactacaccacgacactcaAAGCAGCATCAAACAATGTGTCGGTATATGTCACCTAAGGCGACACATTTAGTGTCGACAAAGTTCTTTGCCAACAGAAAAGAGTTGTCCCCTATAGTCCTGCCGGGAAAGGTCTTCGCCGACAGAAAAACTTACTCCGACACATAGTATGACGGTGTTGGTGAGATCTATGGCGACGAACATttttataccgacagacaacTCTGTACCGACGGTTTCTCTGACACTGTCCAAGGCCGACAGATTCTGTGCCACCATATCTACGTCCACAGTTTATCTCATACAACATGTGCCAAGAGATACTACAACGGCCCTTTCTACTACATGTGTCGACAGATAGTACATTTCTACGCCGACAGGTTATTTGCCATGCAACGCTTCTGCGACACATTTGTTGTGAGGATTATACATTTCAACATAAATGCAAATGCAACCTATATTAacatgaaactaaaattataataTTCAATTTATGTCGAGTTTGCAATACAATTACACTTTTCCATTCATCAAAATATACTAGCAGACAATGCATTCATTCAACATATATATAAGATTCACAGGTTATCTTCACTCAAGTTAGCTACATCGTCCATTAAGAAAATACGCAAGTCGACATTCAGGTCATGGCGTGTTACATAACATTAGCTACATCCATTAAGGAAATACACAAGTCGACATTCAAGTCCTAGCTTGTTGCAAAATATGATGAGCAAGTTCTCAAGAGACTAATTGCTTGATCACTTGAGTACTACAGAATATTACAAAAGATACCTAGTCTTCGATGAGCGGAACATCCTAAATCAACTTTTGTACTCGCTACTTCCTCCCATTTGTCCCTGCTCTTTGAGCAATTTAGAAAATAAGAAGCATTTTTTGTAAAAAAAGAAGGGTCGATATTTGGTAATCTACATGAGCATAAGTAGGAATACGTAAAGAGAAGCAATTTTGTAGACAGGAACATCAAGTGCGCTCTCTTCAATGACTTCTCTCACTTCTCTTTAGAAAAAAGAGGTCCGGACCACTTTGGTTTTTGTTTCATCCAAACACTTCAAAGTATATAAAAGTGATAATTCAGTTTATATactaataaattcagtttatataCCGATAAATTCAGTTTATATACTAACAAGGCTGTGTTTGACAACAAGGTATTGCAAAACTATAGTATTGAAAAACTACACTATTTTAAACAAGACCCCCTTCAATGTGGTCAACTGTAGTATTGCAAAAACTGTAGTACGCAAAAACTAGACTGGTTCCTCATTTCCTTGAAGTGGACAACCCAATTTCCAAATACCATAGTTAAAGCTTTGAACAGACCTACTTCTAACCATATACCCTTCAATGTGGTCATTGAAACAAAGGTACCCAAATGCTACAGT
This genomic stretch from Hordeum vulgare subsp. vulgare chromosome 6H, MorexV3_pseudomolecules_assembly, whole genome shotgun sequence harbors:
- the LOC123404650 gene encoding subtilisin-like protease SBT5.3 — encoded protein: MARARANPSMASFGAAACFLLCALLLVQPAPAAAAGRKRSYVVYLGEHAHASQLHDLAAVDLAAVEGKAADSHYDLLATVLGDKAKAQDAIFYSYTKHINGFAANLDADQAAQLARLPEVVSVFPNRGYQLHTTRSWQFLGIAGPGGVPRGASWRKAKFGEGVIIGNIDTGVWPESESFRDHGLGPAPKHWKGTCEKGQDDDFHCNAKLIGARYFNKGYGAEGLDTKAPEFNTPRDNEGHGTHTLSTAGGAPVPGASVFGFGNGTASGGSPRAHVAAYRVCYKPVNGSSCFEADILAAFDAAIHDGVHVLSVSLGNDGEPYDYFDDAISIGSFHAVRRGISVVCSAGNSGPKPSSISNLAPWVFTVGASTMDREFPSYLVFNGTKIKGQSMSETSLKTKDPYPMIDSAEAAAPGRAVDDAKICLQGSLDPEKVKGKIVVCLRGTSARVAKGLTVLQAGGAAMVLANDAASGNEVIADAHLLPATHIRHHDGLTLYSYLKSTKSPVGYVEKPETSLETKPAPYMAAFSSQGPNPVNPEILKPDITAPGVGVIAAFTRAMAPTELAFDERRVAFTTMSGTSMSCPHVSGLVGLLKALHPDWSPSAIKSAMMTTATDVDNKGESILNASLTPAGPFAYGAGHVWPSRAMNPGLVYDLGPDHYLDFLCALKYNATVLSMFNGEPYKCPEKAPKIQDLNYPSITVVNLTASGATVKRTVKNVGFPGKYKAVVRQPAGVHVAVSPEVMEFGKKGEEKTFEVKFEIKDAKLAKNYAFGTLMWSNGVQFVKSPIVVKTAA